The following proteins come from a genomic window of Prionailurus viverrinus isolate Anna chromosome D1, UM_Priviv_1.0, whole genome shotgun sequence:
- the UCP3 gene encoding mitochondrial uncoupling protein 3 isoform X2: MVGLKPSDVPPTTAVKFLGAGTAACFADLLTFPLDTAKVRLQIQGENQAMQTARRTQYRGVLGTILTMVRTEGPRSPYNGLVAGLQRQMSFASIRIGLYDSVKQFYTPKGSDHSSITTRILAGCTTGAMAVSCAQPTDVVKVRFQASIHLGAGSSRKYSGTMDAYRTIAREEGVRGLWKDNLPCHFISAFGAGFCATVVASPVDVVKTRYMNSPPGQYRSPLDCMLKMVAHEGPTAFYKGFTPSFLRLGAWNVAMFVTYEQLKRALMNVQMLRESPF; this comes from the exons ATGGTTGGACTAAAGCCTTCAGACGTACCTCCCACAACAGCTGTGAAGTTCCTGGGGGCAGGCACAGCGGCCTGTTTTGCTGATCTCCTCACCTTTCCACTGGACACAGCCAAGGTTCGCCTGCAG ATCCAAGGGGAGAACCAGGCGATGCAGACAGCCCGGAGAACCCAGTACCGTGGCGTGCTGGGCACCATCCTGACCATGGTGCGCACCGAGGGCCCCCGCAGCCCCTACAACGGGCTGGTCGCTGGCCTGCAGCGCCAGATGAGCTTTGCCTCCATCCGCATCGGCCTCTACGACTCTGTCAAGCAGTTCTACACCCCCAAAGGATCGGACC acTCCAGCATCACTACCCGGATTTTGGCAGGCTGCACCACAGGAGCCATGGCGGTATCATGTGCCCAGCCCACGGACGTGGTGAAGGTCCGATTTCAGGCCAGCATACATCTTGGGGCTGGGAGCAGCAGGAAGTACAGCGGGACAATGGATGCCTACAGGACCATCGCCAGGGAGGAAGGGGTCAGGGGCCTATGGAAAG ACAACTTGCCCTGCCACTTCATCTCTGCCTTTGGAGCCGGCTTCTGTGCCACAGTGGTGGCCTCCCCAGTGGACGTGGTGAAGACCCGGTACATGAACTCGCCCCCAGGCCAATACCGCAGCCCCTTGGACTGTATGCTGAAGATGGTGGCCCATGAGGGCCCCACAGCTTTCTATAAGGG GTTTACACCATCTTTTTTGCGTTTGGGAGCCTGGAATGTGGCGATGTTCGTGACCTACGAGCAGTTGAAACGGGCCTTGATGAACGTCCAGATGCTACGGGAATCTCCATTCTGA
- the UCP3 gene encoding mitochondrial uncoupling protein 3 isoform X1 — protein MVGLKPSDVPPTTAVKFLGAGTAACFADLLTFPLDTAKVRLQIQGENQAMQTARRTQYRGVLGTILTMVRTEGPRSPYNGLVAGLQRQMSFASIRIGLYDSVKQFYTPKGSDHSSITTRILAGCTTGAMAVSCAQPTDVVKVRFQASIHLGAGSSRKYSGTMDAYRTIAREEGVRGLWKGTLPNITRNAIVNCAEMVTYDIIKEKLLDYHLLTDNLPCHFISAFGAGFCATVVASPVDVVKTRYMNSPPGQYRSPLDCMLKMVAHEGPTAFYKGFTPSFLRLGAWNVAMFVTYEQLKRALMNVQMLRESPF, from the exons ATGGTTGGACTAAAGCCTTCAGACGTACCTCCCACAACAGCTGTGAAGTTCCTGGGGGCAGGCACAGCGGCCTGTTTTGCTGATCTCCTCACCTTTCCACTGGACACAGCCAAGGTTCGCCTGCAG ATCCAAGGGGAGAACCAGGCGATGCAGACAGCCCGGAGAACCCAGTACCGTGGCGTGCTGGGCACCATCCTGACCATGGTGCGCACCGAGGGCCCCCGCAGCCCCTACAACGGGCTGGTCGCTGGCCTGCAGCGCCAGATGAGCTTTGCCTCCATCCGCATCGGCCTCTACGACTCTGTCAAGCAGTTCTACACCCCCAAAGGATCGGACC acTCCAGCATCACTACCCGGATTTTGGCAGGCTGCACCACAGGAGCCATGGCGGTATCATGTGCCCAGCCCACGGACGTGGTGAAGGTCCGATTTCAGGCCAGCATACATCTTGGGGCTGGGAGCAGCAGGAAGTACAGCGGGACAATGGATGCCTACAGGACCATCGCCAGGGAGGAAGGGGTCAGGGGCCTATGGAAAG GAACTTTGCCCAACATCACAAGGAACGCCATCGTCAACTGTGCTGAGATGGTGACCTATGACATCATCAAGGAGAAGCTGCTAGACTATCACCTGCTCACTG ACAACTTGCCCTGCCACTTCATCTCTGCCTTTGGAGCCGGCTTCTGTGCCACAGTGGTGGCCTCCCCAGTGGACGTGGTGAAGACCCGGTACATGAACTCGCCCCCAGGCCAATACCGCAGCCCCTTGGACTGTATGCTGAAGATGGTGGCCCATGAGGGCCCCACAGCTTTCTATAAGGG GTTTACACCATCTTTTTTGCGTTTGGGAGCCTGGAATGTGGCGATGTTCGTGACCTACGAGCAGTTGAAACGGGCCTTGATGAACGTCCAGATGCTACGGGAATCTCCATTCTGA
- the UCP3 gene encoding mitochondrial uncoupling protein 3 isoform X3: MVGLKPSDVPPTTAVKFLGAGTAACFADLLTFPLDTAKVRLQIQGENQAMQTARRTQYRGVLGTILTMVRTEGPRSPYNGLVAGLQRQMSFASIRIGLYDSVKQFYTPKGSDRTLPNITRNAIVNCAEMVTYDIIKEKLLDYHLLTDNLPCHFISAFGAGFCATVVASPVDVVKTRYMNSPPGQYRSPLDCMLKMVAHEGPTAFYKGFTPSFLRLGAWNVAMFVTYEQLKRALMNVQMLRESPF; this comes from the exons ATGGTTGGACTAAAGCCTTCAGACGTACCTCCCACAACAGCTGTGAAGTTCCTGGGGGCAGGCACAGCGGCCTGTTTTGCTGATCTCCTCACCTTTCCACTGGACACAGCCAAGGTTCGCCTGCAG ATCCAAGGGGAGAACCAGGCGATGCAGACAGCCCGGAGAACCCAGTACCGTGGCGTGCTGGGCACCATCCTGACCATGGTGCGCACCGAGGGCCCCCGCAGCCCCTACAACGGGCTGGTCGCTGGCCTGCAGCGCCAGATGAGCTTTGCCTCCATCCGCATCGGCCTCTACGACTCTGTCAAGCAGTTCTACACCCCCAAAGGATCGGACC GAACTTTGCCCAACATCACAAGGAACGCCATCGTCAACTGTGCTGAGATGGTGACCTATGACATCATCAAGGAGAAGCTGCTAGACTATCACCTGCTCACTG ACAACTTGCCCTGCCACTTCATCTCTGCCTTTGGAGCCGGCTTCTGTGCCACAGTGGTGGCCTCCCCAGTGGACGTGGTGAAGACCCGGTACATGAACTCGCCCCCAGGCCAATACCGCAGCCCCTTGGACTGTATGCTGAAGATGGTGGCCCATGAGGGCCCCACAGCTTTCTATAAGGG GTTTACACCATCTTTTTTGCGTTTGGGAGCCTGGAATGTGGCGATGTTCGTGACCTACGAGCAGTTGAAACGGGCCTTGATGAACGTCCAGATGCTACGGGAATCTCCATTCTGA